The following DNA comes from Candidatus Omnitrophota bacterium.
CGGCGGACGCTGAGACGCAAAGATGGTGGAAAGAGACCGATCCCTGCCAAATCCCGCTACCCAACCGCAAGCCGGGCGATCAATGGAGTATAATGGAAGAGGTCTTTCACATGGATTAAACGGCGAGTCCCAGCGCAGATGTAGGATGGGTCGCGTTGTTTGACCCATCGAATGATCCTATTTAACTTATAAAAAAAAGGATGGATTGATCTAACAATCCCATTCGTCTCTTGAAGAAAGAATCGCAATGGACAAGCATAAAGACTGCATCATTATCCCCGGACGCCTTCCCCAACCCGAAATCTGTTTCATCAACGCCCTTCTCGACGATCATGAAGGCATGGTCGTCGTCCGCACCGAGAAGCCTGGTGAAGGCCGCATGGAATACTGGGTCTCTCCCGATATGCTGGACGAATTTATGAATTTCGTCGATTTCGTCAACAACCGGCTCAACATCCCAATGGAAATCATGGACCCCATCCCCCAATCCACGGAGATTACGAATCCTTCCGTATGATATTACATTAATATCAATGTAAGTTTGAACGTAGGATGGCAAGGGCAAGGTTGTTTCTGCCCTTGAGATATCCCATCCTACTTCTTTTATCATTCGATTATTCGCCTGCGGAACAAATCGAGCACTTGCGTTACTAGCCGGTCCTGCGCCGATTTTCCGCGTCCGCGCAGAGTCATGCGCTGAGTTTTAAAACCTTTTTTCATGGAACCGACCGCCGCCCAAACGCAGGGATCGCCGTTCTCTTCCTTATACAATTCCGAGATGGAAATAGACCATTCGCTGTCGTTATGCCGGCAAGCGCGTTTGGCGTTTTCCAAGGCCGCCGCTTCCTGCGACGTTTGTTCGTTGGCTGGAAGATCTCCTTCCAGCCCCAGCCTCTGCGCCATGGCGGCGTTGCTGGGTGCGACATAACCTCCCGTAAAGCGTCGGGCGGCTCCGTCCACGTTATTCAAACTGGCGGCGACGCCTCCGCCCGTTCCCACTTCCGCCGTGACCAATGTTCCGCCCTGTTTTTCGAGAAGGCCGATGGCGCATTCTTCCAAGGTCGAGCCGTCGTCGGCGTACATGTATTCCTTGAGATATTTTAATAATTCCGCTTCCAGCGCTTTAAGTCTCTTTCGATCTTCTTCCGAATTTCCCGGTACGGAAAAAGTAAGATCGACGCGCCCCTGGTCGAATTGATAGGCGATCGATAAATCCGAAGGCAGCGTCAAATGTTCGTGAATCGTTTGATCGATGCTCGATTCGCCTACGCCCACGAAGCGCATGGCGACCGAGACGCCGATGGCGCGTAGACCGAATCGTTTGGAGAGAAAGGGGATTAACTGGTTCGTCGCCATCGGCTGCAATTCGCCCGGCGGTCCCGGCAAAGCGGCGACGACTCGCTTGCCGTCGTCGAAAATCAAGCCCGCCGCCGTGCCGTTGGGATTGGCCATATACCCTCCTTTTTCCGGCGTTCGCGCTTGCCGCCGCATGTTTTCCCTTAGCGGCGTTCCAAACCGGCGTTGCATCTCCTTGACGACCTCAGGATTCTCTCGCAAAGGAATGCCGGTGAATTCCATTAAGGCATTACGGGTCACGTCGGCGTCCGTCGGTCCCAATCCGCCGGTCGTAATAATCAAATCGGCGTGCGCGCCGGCGTAATTCAAAGCGTCAAGCAAGTCTTCCCGAACGTCTCCCACGCTCAAAGAAAATACGCACTGACAGCCTATTGGTTCCAAAGCGCGAGTGATGAAAAACGTGTGACTATCCGCATAGATGCCTTTCAGCAGCTCGCCGCCGGTGATCACAAGCGCATACTTCGTTAGTTGATCGGCGGGAGGCTTTTCGGCGCAGACGAGAGATTGCGCGAATGCGAGAATAAGAAATATATTCGTCAAAGATGGCCAATATCGCAAAGATATCATAATCCGCCTCATAATCCATAAATTTGTAATTCGTTCTATTCAGTTTCATTTTCCATTCTTGATTTGGAAGGGAAAAGCCCTATACAGCGATAGCATTTCGCTTTTTTAAGCCGCCGCCATAATTGAATCGCCGCTCGGCGTTTACAAAATTTGACGAATCGGAGATGATCGTGCCAAAGTATAGGGTGGGCTCAAAGCGAAGCGTAGCCCACCACTGCCTATAGCGCTATGATCGAGCATTGCGCAGCGCAAGGATTCCATATTAAATGACAGGAGAAGAAACATGCGCATCCATCTTATTCTAATGTTTACGCTGGTTTTATCGATGGTTACAATAAACGAAAAAACTTCGTATTGCGCGAACGAACCTTTTCCCGCCGTCCAAGATTTGCCTTCCCATCCCGAACTGCCCGATCCGTTGACGATGTTCGACGGAACGCCGGTCAAAACCAAGAAGCAATGGTTCGAGCAACGCCGCCCCGAACTGACAAAATTGTTTCAACATTATATGTACGGCTACGCGCCGGAGCCGCCCAAAATTTCCGCTGCGGTTACGAAAATCGACCCCGCCGCCTTCAACGGCAAGGCGACGTTGAAAGAGGTGGAAATCCGATTTACTGAGTTGCCGGAAAATGCTCCCCGCATTCATCTGGCGCTTTTCGTCCCCAATAAGAAAAAAGGCCCTTTCCCCGTTTTTCTGGGATTGAACGATTTAGGCAATCAGGTCGTTGCGCCCGTTTCCAGTTTGACCGTCGATAACAGCGTCGAATTGGACGATCGCCTCAAAGCGGCGAACGCCGCCGCCCGCGGCAGCCAGACGGATTTCTGGCGCGTGGAAAACAGCCTTGATCGCGGATACGCCTTCGCCACTTTTTACCAAGGCGACATCGATCCCGATAAGAACGACTTCACGGACGGCATCCATCCCTTTTATCCCAACCTGCCCGGCCCTCAAGAAGCTCGTTGGGGAACGATCGCCGCCTGGGCGTGGGGCTTGCAGCGCGGAGTGGATTACCTCGCAACGGATTCCGCTATCGATAAGACCAAAATTTGCTTGATCGGCCATTCCCGCCGCGGAAAGACGGCGTTGCTGGCCGCCGCTTTCGACGAACGAGTCGCCCTCGCCGTTCCTCACCAATCCGGAACCGGCGGCTGCGCACTCAGCCGCAACAACAACCAGGAAACCGTAGAGCGCATCAATCGGGTCTTCCCCCATTGGTTCAACGATATTTTTCCCCAATTCAACAACAACGAAGACAAATTGCCCATCGACCAGCATCTGCTCATGGCGCTCATCGCTCCCCGAGCTTTGATGGATACGGCGGGACTCCAAGACGTATGGGCCAACTACGAAAACGCCTTGAAATCATTAAAGGCGGCGGATAAGGTCTACAAATTTCTCGGCTGCCAAGGTTTGGCGGGAAACGGCGTCATCGAAGCGGAAACCCCGATTACGGCGGATAATGTCGGCGAGATTCTGCAATACCGCCGCGACGAAAAGCATACGCTGAACCTCGGCTATTGGGATAAAATCCTGGATTTCGCCGACGTCTATTTTGAGAAGCGAGATCGGACGAAATAAGCATCATTTATCGAATTGACAATAGCAGAAAGACAAGCGTCCATTACCCAAACGCAACTTCCGTTTCTTCGTTGGGATTGATGAAGCCGTATTCCTCCATAACATATTGTTATTATGTTTTTTTCGGATAAAAAGAGACAACATCGTATTGGTCTATTCGCCGCGCTGATCTACAGCCTTATTCTCATGCTGAGCAGCGGGCATGTCCACGATGCAAGCGCGCCTTCTCGTCCCGCATTCCATTCGTCTGCCAACAAGGCGCATCTCCATATAAACGCGCATTTCGATTCGTTCTGCGCCATTTGCCACTTTCTCCATTCCGCATCCGACAAAGCCCTGCGAATCGCTCTCGACTTAAGAAATTGTCCCG
Coding sequences within:
- a CDS encoding acetylxylan esterase, coding for MRIHLILMFTLVLSMVTINEKTSYCANEPFPAVQDLPSHPELPDPLTMFDGTPVKTKKQWFEQRRPELTKLFQHYMYGYAPEPPKISAAVTKIDPAAFNGKATLKEVEIRFTELPENAPRIHLALFVPNKKKGPFPVFLGLNDLGNQVVAPVSSLTVDNSVELDDRLKAANAAARGSQTDFWRVENSLDRGYAFATFYQGDIDPDKNDFTDGIHPFYPNLPGPQEARWGTIAAWAWGLQRGVDYLATDSAIDKTKICLIGHSRRGKTALLAAAFDERVALAVPHQSGTGGCALSRNNNQETVERINRVFPHWFNDIFPQFNNNEDKLPIDQHLLMALIAPRALMDTAGLQDVWANYENALKSLKAADKVYKFLGCQGLAGNGVIEAETPITADNVGEILQYRRDEKHTLNLGYWDKILDFADVYFEKRDRTK
- a CDS encoding molybdopterin-binding protein; this translates as MISLRYWPSLTNIFLILAFAQSLVCAEKPPADQLTKYALVITGGELLKGIYADSHTFFITRALEPIGCQCVFSLSVGDVREDLLDALNYAGAHADLIITTGGLGPTDADVTRNALMEFTGIPLRENPEVVKEMQRRFGTPLRENMRRQARTPEKGGYMANPNGTAAGLIFDDGKRVVAALPGPPGELQPMATNQLIPFLSKRFGLRAIGVSVAMRFVGVGESSIDQTIHEHLTLPSDLSIAYQFDQGRVDLTFSVPGNSEEDRKRLKALEAELLKYLKEYMYADDGSTLEECAIGLLEKQGGTLVTAEVGTGGGVAASLNNVDGAARRFTGGYVAPSNAAMAQRLGLEGDLPANEQTSQEAAALENAKRACRHNDSEWSISISELYKEENGDPCVWAAVGSMKKGFKTQRMTLRGRGKSAQDRLVTQVLDLFRRRIIE